Proteins found in one Fulvitalea axinellae genomic segment:
- a CDS encoding IclR family transcriptional regulator, giving the protein MPELDKKYIAPNLTKAVQVINFLTNQPAGATVQELTDSLDVAKTTIFRICYTLKHEGFFLQDDITGKFSLSRKFLQVGLASIGEESLMAKALPVMERIRDEFHETVLLGVLMNNEVSLMDQVMGDHPFTFFLKPRRSFVLHASAPGKVFLANLPEERYEDLVNGLTLTKFNERTLCTKETLFPELHRIKEQGYSVDRAEEIDGVHCVASPIHNQHGQVIAVIWMTGPAFRIPESDFPKIGEFMKAECQKLSEKLGYTEKKPQTT; this is encoded by the coding sequence ATGCCCGAACTGGACAAAAAGTACATAGCCCCAAACCTGACAAAGGCCGTCCAGGTCATCAACTTCCTTACCAACCAACCGGCCGGAGCCACAGTCCAAGAACTCACTGACTCATTGGACGTTGCAAAAACAACCATTTTCAGAATCTGCTACACGCTGAAGCACGAAGGATTTTTTCTCCAGGACGATATTACCGGAAAGTTCAGCCTTTCGAGAAAGTTCCTGCAGGTTGGTCTTGCCTCTATCGGCGAAGAGAGCCTGATGGCGAAAGCCTTGCCGGTAATGGAGCGTATCCGTGACGAATTTCACGAAACTGTTTTGCTCGGAGTGTTGATGAACAACGAAGTATCGTTGATGGACCAAGTGATGGGCGACCATCCTTTCACTTTTTTCCTTAAACCGCGAAGGTCTTTCGTCCTGCACGCCTCGGCGCCCGGAAAGGTCTTTTTGGCAAACCTACCTGAAGAAAGATATGAAGATCTCGTCAACGGCCTGACGCTGACAAAATTCAACGAAAGAACACTCTGCACGAAAGAGACGCTTTTCCCGGAGCTCCACAGAATCAAAGAGCAGGGTTATTCCGTTGATAGGGCGGAAGAAATTGACGGCGTACATTGCGTAGCTTCCCCTATTCACAACCAACACGGACAGGTAATCGCCGTTATCTGGATGACGGGCCCGGCTTTCCGTATTCCCGAATCGGATTTTCCCAAAATCGGAGAGTTCATGAAGGCCGAATGCCAAAAACTCTCAGAAAAATTGGGTTATACGGAAAAGAAGCCGCAAACGACCTAA
- a CDS encoding iron-containing alcohol dehydrogenase, producing MNPFEFYNPVRVIFEPGGVAKVGAVAEPYGKNVLLVSYGENTFLTDVLDKVTASLQEREIIVSPFFEISPNPTIEEVGRGVELCKKEKIDLVIGVGGGSVMDAAKAIAAGVYYEGDLWNMVASSHKAGSTVAFPSKALPTVMVPTMAATGSEMNCCAVLSNEATKEKSYVWDDCLFPQAAVVDSELTFSLPAYQTACGAADIFSHALEFYINGLEDTPVNYPIQEGLLRTVLLRAEEVLENPNSLQGRTDLQWASIVALCGISQPGNAWTPMHQVGHVLSARFGVAHGASLALVMPSWMRKMWPTRKERYLEFATRVMDVPMGGEESTILAGIDAFESFLNKIGIATRLDAFGIKEEDLDDVVADVRRISFNDDDMLPSHTPLTAETIREILTIALTKDAEKQLF from the coding sequence ATGAACCCATTTGAATTTTATAACCCGGTTAGGGTTATTTTCGAGCCTGGCGGAGTAGCCAAGGTAGGTGCGGTGGCGGAACCGTATGGAAAAAATGTCTTGTTGGTCTCTTATGGAGAAAATACGTTTTTGACCGACGTTTTAGACAAGGTAACGGCTTCGTTACAGGAGCGGGAAATTATCGTAAGCCCCTTTTTTGAGATTTCTCCCAACCCTACCATTGAGGAAGTGGGCAGAGGCGTTGAATTATGCAAAAAAGAGAAAATTGATTTGGTGATAGGCGTTGGTGGCGGATCGGTAATGGACGCAGCCAAGGCGATCGCCGCCGGAGTATACTACGAAGGTGATTTGTGGAATATGGTGGCGTCAAGCCACAAAGCCGGAAGTACGGTGGCGTTTCCGTCAAAGGCTTTGCCTACCGTGATGGTGCCGACCATGGCCGCCACCGGTTCCGAGATGAACTGTTGCGCCGTGCTTTCTAACGAGGCGACAAAGGAAAAATCTTACGTTTGGGACGATTGTCTCTTCCCGCAGGCCGCCGTCGTGGATTCTGAGCTTACGTTCTCGTTGCCGGCTTATCAGACGGCTTGCGGAGCTGCGGATATATTCTCGCATGCTTTAGAATTCTATATCAACGGATTGGAAGACACACCGGTGAATTATCCGATTCAGGAAGGATTACTCAGGACCGTTTTGCTCCGCGCAGAGGAAGTTTTGGAAAACCCGAACAGCCTTCAGGGCCGTACGGACCTTCAGTGGGCTTCGATCGTGGCTTTGTGCGGGATTTCGCAGCCAGGTAACGCCTGGACGCCGATGCACCAAGTGGGGCACGTACTTTCCGCCCGTTTCGGCGTGGCGCACGGAGCTTCTTTGGCTTTGGTGATGCCGTCTTGGATGAGAAAAATGTGGCCGACGCGCAAAGAGCGCTACTTGGAATTCGCCACACGCGTAATGGACGTGCCTATGGGGGGGGAAGAATCGACAATCTTGGCGGGAATCGACGCGTTCGAGTCTTTCCTTAACAAAATCGGAATAGCCACCCGTCTCGACGCTTTCGGAATTAAGGAAGAAGACCTTGACGATGTGGTGGCCGACGTAAGGCGTATCAGCTTCAATGATGATGATATGTTGCCGTCGCACACGCCGTTGACCGCCGAGACGATCAGGGAAATCCTGACTATCGCCTTGACGAAAGATGCGGAGAAACAACTTTTTTAA
- a CDS encoding SDR family oxidoreductase — MEQIFNVKGKSGFITGAGGGIGSFLAKELAKAGVNLALVDLDTQKVGPMAEELSGEFGVVTKAYACDVTDPESVKRMTERYSEDFPALDFAINNAGIANIEKAMDISYEDFKKVVDVNLNGVFLCAQAAARLMKGRGGSIVNMASMSAHIVNVPQTIANYCASKGGVKTLTKALAVEWAQENIRVNSVSPGYIATELVAGMKDYHPGWISRIPMGRLGKPEDLIGLFVYLLSDASAYMTGSDLIIDGGYTSL, encoded by the coding sequence ATGGAGCAGATTTTTAATGTAAAGGGAAAAAGCGGTTTTATAACCGGCGCCGGTGGCGGAATCGGATCCTTTTTGGCCAAAGAGCTGGCTAAGGCTGGCGTAAATTTGGCATTGGTGGATCTGGATACGCAGAAAGTTGGCCCGATGGCCGAAGAGCTGTCCGGCGAGTTTGGCGTTGTGACGAAAGCCTACGCCTGCGACGTTACGGATCCGGAATCGGTAAAACGGATGACTGAGCGTTATTCGGAAGATTTCCCGGCGCTGGATTTCGCGATCAACAACGCCGGAATCGCCAATATCGAAAAGGCGATGGATATCTCTTACGAGGATTTCAAAAAGGTGGTGGACGTAAACCTGAACGGTGTTTTTCTTTGCGCCCAAGCCGCCGCTCGTTTGATGAAAGGCCGTGGAGGCTCTATCGTGAATATGGCCTCGATGTCCGCGCATATCGTGAACGTACCACAGACTATCGCCAATTATTGCGCCTCGAAAGGCGGCGTAAAAACGCTGACCAAAGCGCTGGCCGTTGAGTGGGCGCAGGAAAATATTAGGGTAAACAGCGTAAGTCCGGGATATATCGCTACGGAATTGGTGGCGGGAATGAAGGATTACCACCCGGGCTGGATTTCGAGAATCCCGATGGGAAGGCTCGGAAAGCCGGAAGACTTGATCGGCTTGTTTGTGTACTTGCTCAGCGACGCTTCGGCGTATATGACCGGAAGCGATTTGATTATCGACGGCGGGTACACTTCCTTGTAA